The sequence below is a genomic window from bacterium.
AAAAAAGAAAAGGAAATTGCCGTTCCCAAAACCGTGGCGGATATTGTAACCCCCGAAAGGGAAGTACAAACATATATTCCGCCCGCACCGTCGGCTTCTCCTCCTTCCTTGTCGCAGGTAGCATATCCGAAACCCTCACCCGAACCCGCGCCGACTCCATTGCCGACGGAAATCTCGGTTAGTGCCAATGTCACATATTCAACGTCAACTATTTACTATGACATTTATGGACTGACCGAAAACGAATTGCGCGCGGAGATGAGCGCCAAAGGACCGTCATATTCGGACGGTAAACGATATGACGGATTCACTTCCCGTTATTACACCTGGAAATATTTTCCCGCATGGGACGGGAAAAACTGTTATCCGAACGAGGTGTATGTGACCGTGGGAATAAAAATGACGCTTCCTCAATGGATGTGGTATATAAACGGAGGGGAATCTCTTAAAACAAAATGGACGAATTACATGAACGTTTTGATTTATCATGAGAGCGGGCATGTGGATATCAATATCAGAGGCGCGGACGATTTATACCAAAGGCTTATTAATGCGGGTCCATACCCGAATTGCGGGCAATTGGATACCGCACTGCACCAGATTGCAAACACTTTTTATAACGATATCGGAATTCAAAATGAAGCCTATGACGCTATAACGAACCACGGGGAAACCCAAGGCGCCGTGTTTCCCTGAATCTGATATTATTTGGGTATGAAAAATAAAGACTGGTATTTGGGTTTCTTGGGCTTTCTGGGGTTTCTGGGCATGCCCGGACTTTTAACTCAAGACTGGATGGACGCCCTATGGCTTTTATGGTTTACCTGGTTTCTTTACTTTCTCAAAAAATAAAGAAAAGCGGCCCAGTTACAAAGTTTTAGGCCTTTATATTTTGAAAAAAGGCCTAAAAGTGTTATAATGAGGGGTATATGAAGAAAAAAATTCCTGCCTGGGTCAAAAAACCTATTTTCTATATCCCCATTGCGATTGTTGTTATTATCGGCGCGATTATCATATTTTCAAGTGGGCAAAAACCTTCTACGACCGTTACCGCTAAAGCCGAAATCAAAAATCTCGAGCAGATTGTGAGTGTGACCGGAAATGTAAAACCCGCTTCTTTTGTAAATCTTGCTTTTGAAAGAGGCGGACGCGTG
It includes:
- a CDS encoding DUF922 domain-containing protein, whose amino-acid sequence is MNRTSTSFPALLLGLFFFCYSISGFYYIAVFSKPVRPFPDESIVIEKKEKEIAVPKTVADIVTPEREVQTYIPPAPSASPPSLSQVAYPKPSPEPAPTPLPTEISVSANVTYSTSTIYYDIYGLTENELRAEMSAKGPSYSDGKRYDGFTSRYYTWKYFPAWDGKNCYPNEVYVTVGIKMTLPQWMWYINGGESLKTKWTNYMNVLIYHESGHVDINIRGADDLYQRLINAGPYPNCGQLDTALHQIANTFYNDIGIQNEAYDAITNHGETQGAVFP
- a CDS encoding DUF3796 domain-containing protein yields the protein MKNKDWYLGFLGFLGFLGMPGLLTQDWMDALWLLWFTWFLYFLKK